From a region of the Coffea arabica cultivar ET-39 chromosome 3e, Coffea Arabica ET-39 HiFi, whole genome shotgun sequence genome:
- the LOC140038410 gene encoding secreted RxLR effector protein 161-like translates to MDQSKRGNLPMTHGISLSKNMCPRTQVETDKMHTVPYASAIGSIMYAMLCTRPDVSYALSVTSRFQANPGEGHWTAVKNILNYLRRTKDLFLIYGKGELELKGYTDTSFQSDKDDCKSQSGFIFTRNGGAVCWKSSKQDTTADSTTEAEYIAAAEAAKEAVWIKKFVTELGVIPTIVDPVTLYCDNNGAIAQAKEPRSHQRSKHVLRRFHLIREIVARNDVKIERVSTEDNIADPLTKVLSQKKHDSHVLSYGMENMENMF, encoded by the coding sequence ATGGATCAGTCTAAGAGGGGTAATTTACCTATGACTCATGGTATAAGCCTTTCTAAAAATATGTGTCCAAGGACACAAGTTGAGACTGATAAGATGCATACTGTTCCATATGCTTCAGCAATTGGATCAATTATGTATGCTATGTTATGTACAAGACCTGATGTCTCATATGCTCTGAGTGTCACAAGCAGATTTCAGGCTAATCCAGGTGAGGGTCATTGGACAGCCGTTAAGAACATTCTTAACTACTTAAGAAGGACCAAAGATTTGTTCTTAATATATGGAAAAGGTGAGTTAGAACTCAAAGGCTATACGGATACGAGTTTTCAATCAGATAAGGATGATTGTAAATCACAGTCAGGCTTCATTTTTACTCGTAATGGAGGTGCCGTCTGTTggaagagttccaaacaagacACCACAGCAGATTCTACAACAGAGGCTGAGTACATTGCGGCCGCCGAAGCAGCTAAGGAAGCAGTTTGGATCAAGAAGTTCGTAACTGAACTTGGTGTGATTCCAACCATTGTTGATCCGGTCACTTTGTACTGTGATAACAATGGGGCTATAGCTCAAGCCAAGGAACCCAGGTCTCATCAGCGATCCAAACATGTGCTTAGAAGATTTCACTTGATTAGAGAAATCGTTGCTAGGAATGATGTAAAGATAGAGAGAGTCTCCACAGAGGATAACATAGCTGATCCTCTCACTAAAGTCCTTTCTCAAAAGAAGCATGATAGTCATGTATTATCTTATGGGATGGAAAACAtggaaaatatgttttag